A region from the Palaemon carinicauda isolate YSFRI2023 chromosome 16, ASM3689809v2, whole genome shotgun sequence genome encodes:
- the LOC137654958 gene encoding shematrin-like protein 1, with amino-acid sequence MKFLAIVLLAASACATEIEKRDAEPSVVSYGHHRPSYGYGYGHPYGYRSYYPVGYGYVHPHHKRSADPEPEAEASLSYAHHHGHGHPHVYHPHGHHYGKRSADPQPDSEPSYGHGYGYYGYPRPSYYYPSNYYGYGGLYH; translated from the exons ATGAAGTTTCTG GCAATCGTGCTCTTGGCGGCTTCCGCTTGCGCTACTGAGATTGAGAAGCGAGATGCGGAGCCAAGTGTTGTCAGTTATGGCCATCATCGTCCTTCCTATGGCTACGGTTATGGTCACCCGTATGGGTACCGTAGCTACTACCCAGTAGGCTACGGTTACGTGCACCCCCATCACAAGAGGTCTGCTGATCCAGAACCAGAGGCTGAGGCTTCCCTCTCCTATGCACACCATCATGGCCATGGACACCCCCATGTCTATCATCCTCATGGCCATCACTACGGAAAGAGGTCTGCCGATCCTCAACCTGATTCCGAGCCTTCCTATGGCCATGGCTATGGCTACTACGGCTATCCTCGTCCAAGCTACTACTACCCTTCCAATTACTATGGTTATGGAGGACTTTACCACTGA
- the LOC137654955 gene encoding shematrin-like protein 1 has product MKFLAIVLLAASACATEIEKRDAEPSVVSYGHHRPSYGYGHGYPYGYRSSYYPVGYGYVHPHHKRSADPEPEAEASLSYAHHHGHGHPYVYHPHGHHYGKRSADPQPDSEPSYGHGYGYYGYPRPSYYYPSNYYGYGGRYY; this is encoded by the exons ATGAAGTTTCTG GCAATCGTGCTCTTGGCGGCTTCCGCTTGCGCTACTGAGATTGAGAAGCGAGATGCGGAGCCAAGTGTTGTCAGTTATGGCCATCATCGTCCTTCCTATGGCTACGGTCATGGTTACCCGTATGGGTACCGTAGTAGCTACTACCCAGTAGGCTACGGTTACGTGCACCCCCATCACAAGAGGTCTGCTGATCCAGAACCAGAGGCTGAGGCTTCCCTCTCCTATGCACACCATCATGGCCATGGACACCCCTATGTCTACCATCCTCATGGCCATCACTACGGAAAGAGGTCCGCCGATCCTCAACCTGATTCCGAGCCTTCCTATGGCCATGGCTATGGCTACTACGGCTATCCTCGTCCAAGCTACTACTACCCTTCCAATTACTATGGTTATGGAGGACGTTACTACTGA
- the LOC137654957 gene encoding shematrin-like protein 1: MKFLAIVLLAASACATEIEKRDAEPSVVSYGHHRPSYGYGYGYPYGYRSYYPVGYGYVHPHHKRSADPEPEAEASLSYAHHHGHGHPHVYHPHGHHYGKRSADPQPDSEPSYGHGYGYYGYPRPSYYYPSNYYGYGRLYH, translated from the exons ATGAAGTTTCTG GCAATTGTGCTCTTGGCGGCTTCCGCTTGCGCTACTGAGATTGAGAAGCGAGATGCGGAGCCAAGTGTTGTCAGTTATGGCCATCATCGTCCTTCCTATGGCTACGGTTATGGTTACCCGTATGGGTACCGTAGCTACTACCCAGTAGGCTACGGTTACGTGCACCCCCATCACAAGAGGTCTGCTGATCCAGAACCAGAGGCTGAGGCTTCCCTCTCCTATGCACACCATCATGGCCATGGACACCCCCATGTCTACCATCCTCATGGCCATCACTACGGAAAGAGGTCTGCCGATCCTCAACCTGATTCCGAGCCTTCCTATGGCCATGGCTATGGCTACTACGGCTATCCTCGTCCAAGCTACTACTACCCTTCCAATTACTATGGTTATGGAAGACTTTACCACTGA
- the LOC137654956 gene encoding shematrin-like protein 1: MKFLAIVLLAASACATEIEKRDAEPSVVSYGHHRPSYGYGYGYPYGYRSYYPVGYGYVHPHHKRSADPEPEAEASLPPYAHHHGHGHPHVYHPHGHHYGKRSADPQPDSEPSYGHGYGYYGYPRPSHYYPSNYYGYGGLYH; this comes from the exons ATGAAGTTTCTG GCAATTGTGCTCTTGGCGGCTTCCGCTTGCGCTACTGAGATTGAGAAGCGAGATGCGGAGCCAAGTGTTGTCAGTTATGGCCATCATCGTCCTTCCTATGGCTACGGTTATGGTTACCCGTATGGGTACCGTAGCTACTACCCAGTAGGCTACGGTTACGTGCACCCCCATCACAAGAGGTCTGCTGATCCAGAACCAGAGGCTGAGGCTTCCCTTCCCCCTTATGCACACCATCATGGCCATGGACACCCCCATGTCTACCATCCTCATGGCCATCACTACGGAAAGAGGTCTGCCGATCCTCAACCTGATTCCGAGCCTTCCTATGGCCATGGCTATGGCTACTACGGCTATCCTCGTCCAAGCCACTACTACCCTTCCAATTACTATGGTTATGGAGGACTTTACCACTGA